CGACACCGGATGGGCGATACCCTCAAAGACTGCTGCCACGTCCTCGGCGCCACAGTATGCCTCAAAAAATCATAcgacctcatcctctccgcGCTCTCTCAACCATCCCCCTCATGGCAAGCGATCGAAGcacccctcttctccatgCGATCCATGGGTGCCGAAGTGGATCCTAACGACGATGAAGTCCTCCCACACATCATGGCCCTCCTTCCAACCCTCCCGCAACATCCTAAAATCAGGTATGCGTCCATCCTTGTCATCTCTCGCTACTCACCATGGCTCAACCGACACCCCGAACATCTCACATTCACCTTATCCTACGTGTCGGCAGGGTTTGAAATGGCGGACGAACAAGTTTCCGCCGCGGCAGCCCATGCGATGAAGTTTATCTGCCAAGACTGCACGACTCATCTTGTCCCCTTTTTGCCCCAGCTCCACACGTTTATGGAGAGTATAGGCGAGAGGCTGGGGCAAGAGGATGTGGTGGAAGTCTGCGAAGCCATCGCGTACATTATCGACGGTATGCTCCCTGCTGAAGCAGCTTCTGCGCTTTTGCAATTCTGTTCCCCCCTCATCACCCGTATCCAAACTCTCCTCTCGCTCTCCCCCTCTGCTCCCACCTCCTCGGTATCAGTGTCGGAGGGTGACCTCGAAAAAGTCTCAGACACCCTTGAACAAATAGATGCATACCTGTCTATCGTCCGTACCCTCTCCCCATTCCCTCCTTCATGCTACTCAACCGCTGAAAGGGTATATGCGATATTGGATGTGTTGTTGGAGAATTTTGGAGGGGTGTATCATGTCTCGGAGAAGGTGGGGTCTGTATTGAGGAGAGGTTTGATTTTTTTCCCGGCTGAGGTGCTTGTCGGGGCTGGGGCCGGAGCTGAAGGCGAAAgcggagggagaagaggggaagaaggaggagtgGTGTCCCAACTGATCAAGCGGATGCAAACAAGCTTTGAAGAAACGGGGTACGCTAGTTATTTATGGATAATGGGTAAAGTGGTAGACAAATTTGGCGATATGGTCCTGTCTTCCACCTCGAGAGGAGAAACAGACGGAGCGGGGAGAATGGTAGGAGAGTTGTTGGGGAGAGCGTTTGAAGGTGTGACAACTTCTCTTGGGAGGTTGTTGGAAAGGAAAGTTGCCGTTGAGATACCCGACGGTaggtctttttttttttttcttccctttccctctcgccctcctcaaCCCCAGCCTCAGTCCCTTGGAAGAACAAGAGCTAACTaccctttccctctcccaacACCCCTCCTCTACCCCTACCTTCCTGAAAAATCTGGGAAAAAACAGTGCTGGACGATTAcgtccacctcttcctctcataCCTCATCCACCTTCCGCCAATCCTAGCTTCCCCTTTGCTTCCCCTCGCACTCTCGCATACCCTTCAAGCTCTTACTTGTCCAGCGACAAGCATCATTCTCACTTCGCTCGAcgtcctcgcccttctttcttcccatctaTCCCCTTCCCCGTCCGCCACgtccacttcctcctctcgccCATCGACGCCGAAAAACCCAACAGCAGTCCGCCCGATGTTCGCTCAGTACGCCCGCCCcacactctccctcctccttaaGGGCCTCATTGCCGATTTCCCGGATGAAGCTTCCGAACCCATCGGCCAAGTCCTCGTGCATTTTGCGATAGCGTTTGGTGGTAGTGGGGGGGAGATGGAGGCGTGGGTGAGGGAGGCGTTGGCTGGTGTGGGTGGGCATTTGGTGCTGCCGGCTGATAAAGAGGCATTTTTGGGGCATATTCATGAGTacgtctctcttctccctcccctcctcttccatatcCCATTATATCTCATGGTAGAGAGACGAAGAAAATGCTAACTTGTTTTCTGCCTAACTTATCTCCCAGATGCATCGCCAACGGTCAGCCGGAAAAGATCAAGTACGCTTTACACGGTTTGTTAAGAGCTGCAAGGCggatgagagagagaggaagacagAGTAGGAAAAGTCTTGGAGCGGTATAATTCTGCAACCCAGAATCCcttatcttcttcgcttcggACTCTGCGCATGCTCGCTTGTATCCGGGGTTGTGTGCTGGGATCGAGTTGGGGAGAGATTATGGGTGTCAGACAgaggggaaaagggggAAAGGGGGAATGGGGAATGGGGGAGCACGGATAGACGGTAATaggacaaaaaaaaatcagtGGAGTGTAGAATAAAGAAATCAACTTTCCAGATATCTCTTTTTAGCAATCAGCATGGGTGGATGGTAATAAGCATGGACAGATGGTACTTTTGTCATAATCTTGGGCTGGTTAGAGCCTGGtgaggggaggagggataTAGAATGTCGAGcagggagggagaggaagaggaaaatgCATGCATGATACGTGAATTTCCAAACTCGGCGAAACTGCAGGGGGATCATGAGCTTGATCGATGTGATGTGAGATGAAATGAAACTGAGCGGCAAAAGATTATGGTGCTACTACCTAGTGGATAACAGTTTGGATTTTTTGAGGAGGGACAAAGCTTTGTACATGTttatgtttttttttcttcataTCTTTTGCAGGCCATTCATTCCTGCCGATTCAATATTTTACTCGAGGAATTCCTCcgaaaagaatgaaagagaaaaaagctTTTATGGTTCATAGGATATTCCAATCGCACGATAGGAAATCATATGTATACCCGAGTCCACAGTCTTTCGTAGACCTCAAGTGATCAATATTGTTGTCCTTCAGTTACTATATATGCTACCAGGTCAGATCTATCCATCCTCAAATTATCGAAATCATCGCTGCGGTCGGCCTTTGAGCCGGCTTTTGCCCCTGCAAGCTTCGCTCCATTCCAGtccctcatctctcttccagTAGAATGCATGTTTCCCATTGATCGGCCTAATGCTCGTGAAAGTCACCTTATTCGACGTTTGAAGGGCGGCGTTCCCTTTTCATGCAGGGGTATACACTTGATGATCAGTTCCTCTGCGAGATGGCTTCTTCTGAGATGCCGAACTACACGCTTCACTCTACCTCGTCTCTAGTTTGCCATTAAAGGCCAACatattttttcttccaactAACTCCCTTTCGTCCTGTTCCGCTCCTCATCCTGATATTCGAGGGATTCTTGCTGCTGTTCAAGCTGTTGTTCCTGGCGCTTTGGGTGGTTATTCGGCTGGGCAAGTCTGCCCAACCCAGCCACAAATCATCTCTTGCAACTTACTCGACGATTATAAATTACGGAAGGTTAAAAATCTCCGAAAATGTTCGCTGTTCCCGTTCAACCGTTGATCATCGCCACAATAGAACAGCTTTCTCGCTCTAATTTGAGGACAAGGTAATATCGTCGAAATTGATAAGATAGTCCTATCATATCGTATCGAACATCCACATCTTTGTTAATTCTGTGTGGGCGGTCAAACCATGCCATCTCTGTCGCAGTGTAAGTCAAAAAATGAACAACTTCGGATCCTTGATCTGTACCTGACAGTAGGACGATGGAAAGCAAGCTGGAAATGATTAACGTCAGCTCTGAACAAGTACGCTCAAATAAACTAAGTCTGCGGATTGATTGTTACATTGTAAGACTGTGAACTTGGAGTATCCACACCCTTTATCCTTTTGATTCACCTCCTACTTTCCACAATAGCCATATCTGTGTTTAGTCCTGATTTCCAGCGACAGACCACATGATCGCTACACAAAATAGTCTAGCGCGTCGAAGGAGTCCGACCACCGCCGAAGCAATCCAGTTAGAAGAGCATGGAGGTTATATATTTACCAAGGGTTGATGCAGCTGATGTATAAGTCGGCCCATGGTTGCTGATATGCTTTTGAAGTAATTGTTGTATCTGCGATAATACCCTATTAAAAGCTAGgtaaaagaagaatgacCTGATACAATGATAATGTTAGTTGATAGTTATACACTAACCATGATATAATCAGCTATCGTCTATCAAGATTTGAAGGCATGTGACAATGATTATCACGAGTCAAACTCACTATTAATTCTATTAATTGTCATGTTCTTTCCTAGTTGCTGGCCAGATTAAGATGCGTCGTTACTTCTCaaatctcttcatccttctctccacAATCTCCTTCAGAGGGCATGCGCTGCTTTCTGGAGGATTTGtgccttccttctctgccGTCTGGTACATATTGAGGCAGCATTTGTAGAGCGCAAATACTTGAGATTGACATTTGGATTCGTCATAGTTGTTGCGTTGGATGCAGGACTGGATTTCACAAGCTGCGTATGGTGGTGAGTGACAAAATCATTGGAAAGTTTGCAGATTTGTCTACCTTCTGCTTGACAATCTTGCGGTTGGCCCATAATGCTGTAATGTCTGTGTTTTGGAACCACAGATGgaaaatggaaggaaagagcagACCTTCTTGGAGTAAATCAGGCGGGAGTAAATCGTCGGCTATGACGATGAAACCGACGGCCAGTTGTTCTCAAAACGATGACATCACCTTTTAATTTTTTAAGCCGCCCAATTAACCTTTATTTATCCGGAAAGAGACGGCGCTCTGTCGGTGTCGTCGAGCGTCCGATGTCGAGGTTTGTTAACTTGATTAAAATGTTTGTTCGGCTGTCCAGAACTCATTATAGCAATGTCACAATCATCATGGCCGCCAGAACTGAAGTGAGTTTCACAAAAAATGGATTGCTACTGACAAAATTGTGCAGAGCGTGGGTTCAGAACTGCCTTGCGAGAGCGACAGCATCAAACAAGGATGCGGTCAATAACGAGCTCAAGAAGGTCAGTGGCTGCAACAAAGTTAATGAGATGGAACTGATTGTGTCTAGGTCTTGTTTGAGGCGCATGCTCAAGGAACAATCAACACGACAGATTGGTCCAAGGTCGAGCTTCAAGCGTGAGCACTCAACTTCAATACGCATATACACCTCTCTAACCCTGACATAACTTCGTACAGTCTCAAGTCGCAAGCACAACGGACGACCTATACTCCTCAACCGACTTATGCAGTGTCATCCCCTGCATTATCGGCATCGTCGTCCGCTTCAACATTAACCAAAGATACCActttgaagaaaaaaaaaaagaagaacaacGGTACTTCCACTTCAAGTTTTCCCTCACCGTACCTATTTTCTGGTTctgccgaagaagaagaagccaaggcTCGCCGCGCAGCACGATTTCAAAAACCAGCAGCTACACCGTCGTCAAATCATGCCGCAGCCTCGGGCGGTATTGGGACGTGGTTCGTGGATGATGCAATAGGTAGTGGTGGACTCGGGATGGTTCCCGGGCAGGTAGGCAAACGAAAAATTATGGGCAAGGGTAATTTGGGTTATGGAGGTGCTGTCGTTCAAGAAGTTGATCCTGTAAGTCACTCTGTTCATATAGTGCGAATTATCACCTAATTGTTGGCTAGAATGTCATTGATTGGGATGCCTATACCATCCGAGGGACTTCGACAAAACTTGAAAAATCCTACTTGCGACTAACCTCTGTGTGTCCATTTTCGACGCATTACCGAGTGGGGAGAACTGACTTCAAATTATAGGAACCTTCACCTGCTGACATACGGCCTCTTCCCGTTCTTGAGCAGACTTTAGAACTACTGAAATCCagatggaagaatgagCACAACTATGCTTATGCTCTGGATCAGTTCAAAAGTATGAGACAGGATCTGACAGTGAATATTGATTTCTAATCCATCTTATTCGTGGTCTAACCTGTCTGCTAGGTTCAACGAATTAAGAACGACTTTACCGTCAAAGTCTACGAAATCCACGCTCGAATAGCATTAGAAGCGGTGCGTCATATACCGTAGCTACGTTAGGATACTTACTAACGTCCAGAATAGAAGGACCTGGGTGAATATAATCAATGTCAGTCTATGTTACGGCAGCTGTACGAGTTAGGTCTGCATGGTCATCCCGAAGAATTCCTGTCCTACCGTATCATGTACTTGTTACATACGCGTAATCGCAGTGGTGAGTTTTGGGGTAAGCTGTTTTCTCGGGATCTGCTGACATGTATTAGATATGGCTACTCTTCTTGCACAACTAACAGAAGCCGAAAAACAGCATCCCGCTGTAAAGCACTCGCTCGATGTTCATGCCGCCCTATCTACCTCTAACTATCATCGATTCTTCCGTTTATTTATCACCGCACCCAATATGAGTGGATACATCATGGACCATTTCGTGGAGCGAGAACGCATGTCTGCTTTGGCCGTCATGTCTAAAGCGTGAGTGTTGTTCACCATGGTTCGTTTAACGACTAACGTTTGTTGCAATAGTTACATGACCCTTCCGTTAGATTATATCTTTCACACCCTTGCATTTGACTCTGAAGACGAGACACACCAATTCCTGACCGAACACAACGCCGCAGTCTACACCAACCTCCATGCCTCACACGGATTCAGAACGCCTTTGCATGATCTTATATGGGACTGCAGGAAGGCGCACTCAGCTTGTCAGAAGGGAATGGAAAAGTATCGGGTTGTGGATCTGAAGGGTCAAGTGGATTAATCTGGTGCGCCCCAAGATGTACAAGGTAACGTTTGTTTTCTTGCTCATTCTCACGTTTTTTCTTGATGGGTTCTGGGATGGGATAATCAAGGACATTCAATCCGGACAGGATGGCAAGTTGTTTTGTCCTCCAGAGAATGCGAAGATGATGTACGGATTGTTTGTATAAATCATACGGTATGGTACGAGGGGAGCGTCTAAAAATGTTATGCTATTCACTACACTTTTTACTTCCAAGTGGTGGCGAGCGGTATCTAGCGACTTGTATTCTAACTGTGCATGCAGAGACATACATGCTTACGATCCTCTGCTCTCTTatctttccctcttttttctccgTTCTCTCTCGCGTTCTCGACCTGGGCcctcacttcttctctcttccctctttctcgcTTTCGGtgtctccctctcctcccctcctctctcacTTGTTatttctctccctcttttctcgAATTTGCATCTTACCCAGATTATCCCTCGTCAGCGCTCCCACCGCCATCTAGACCTTTAATCTTTGTTCGCCCacctcagcttcttcattcttctccaatttTCCCGGCTTCTCCGACTGTCCGGATACACCTGATACACCCGATACCCCTGATCGAGCTGATTCCGCTGCCGAGCGTCCTTTTCGGTTCGCTTGTCTTTGCTATGAATAGTGGGTCGTTGtcactcttctttttccatcaAGAGCAGataaaggaagaagagtaatTTTGCCCAAAGCTGGGTGTCGGTGCTCGTACGAGCCTAACCCCGAACTTGAAGCTAACCCATTCAACGTCCTTCCATAGATCGGCGTCACGGTACTAGCACTTTTCGAACTCATTGATTCAGACTtcatatcatcatctctcaCATCCCTATTTCGATCGCTCCCGGTCCGTCCGCCCCCATTCCGAGCCTGAGAAGGACTGGCGTTCGGTATTCTAGGCACAACCATCCCCCTAATTTAGTTCCACTGCCCCAACACCGCAGTATGAGCTTCTTGGTCTTCTTTGCGGGCTTCCCAGGAAGAATAGATGGCGAATATGAGGACTGAGATAAAGATAAGCACGAAGAGACAGACGACACCTTTTTATTGATTTGATtaggtggaggagggtgggAGGAATGTTGTCAGTTCAAAGTTGCGGTCTTTAGacttgggagaagagagaacGGGCAAAgcggaaagagaaagagacgAGAAAAGGGCGAAGAACTTACATATGATGATAATTTGAGCTGTGGTGAGCGTCATGATATTTCATGGGGGATTTTGGAAAGGGATCTGCAACAGAAGGAACGATGGATATTAACATGTGCAGtgagaggtgaagagatAAGTGTTGGTAGGTAGTAGAAGAAATGAAGGACTACGTATAGAGCTACGAGTAAATGAAGCTATTGTTTGCCACCTATTATTGGGGTCTTCTTACGCTAACCATATCCGCCTCAGATGCTGCCGCAGCACTTCCATTCCCttgttgaaagaaggaagaaaggaaaagcagGCAACACACAAAAGAACAACGAAACTGGCAAGATCTCCGTGTTAATGCCTTTCGTTACGGCACAATTGAGTATAGAAGAATGTGCCTTGTTAAATAAATTAAATGAAAGTCTCATAAATCGCTTATCATTGGCTGTCCCATCCGTCAGGAAATTTATGATCATCACAGGAAACTGTCAATGTGCTGCCAAACTTCCTTTCATAGATTTCCCGTTGTTCTTCGGAGACTAGGCCTCCGGTTTCCCATCCGATAGCCTTTGGCGAGAAAAGGGGTATGGCAATGGTAACGATGTTATTCGATACAAACTTCCTTGCATTCTTTACACCCATGACAACTAGATCATCATAATTCTACGCCAATACAATAACTTAAGAATGAAATAACAAAGTGAGATACGACATATGATCAGATGTCGTCAAAAAGATCAACCAAGGCCAAACGACGCCTTCAGATGACCCTATTTTTTCTGCCTCAGAGAGTACCAGAACCCATAATCTCCTCTTGGGGCATAATAAGCTTTGACTGTTCCAACAGTCATCCTATAATCAAGCGACCCGATTTCGGGGTCTGTCATGATCACAAGATCTATATCCTCTGCTGTcaatttctttttcttggaTCGATGGTTCTGTGCCTCATTTATCGCATTCAGGCGTTCCGCCACATAGTGGTAAACTTTATTACATCGGAGTGTCTTTGGTGCATTGACTTGGGATTCCCTGTCAAAAAGGTAGATCATCAGCTTGTGATCCCCACTAATTGCGCTCCCGAACTTACCCTCTTGGCAACTCAGGCAGTTCACTACCCGGGAAAGGCTCTAGCTTGAATCTGATATTCACAAGATGTTGAGGTTTGGGTGGGATGGTGTTTGTAAAGAGATACCACAACAGCCACCCAGGTGAATTAGTCTCGAGAGGCTCCATATCCCTCTCTGTTGACCCAACTTCCGAACGATAGGTAACGACCCATGCTCCAGTGTCTTGCCATACCTCTgagatgaggagagtgGTAGACGGTGGATAAGCGACATAAGGGGCTTCCcaagggggaggagggtggaAATGATGTGCACGGATGTTGTCAAGCATCTCGAGTTGTTGAATGTCTCGCTCAGATCTCTTGGGTCCCTACATCAAGTCTCCTTATGAACCCATGCGCTAGGGACGCGAAAGAGTAAGCGGAGGAATAGACTCACGGTATCTTCAGGCGTCGCTGCTCGCTCCTGCACAGCGGGCATACTAACTTCTGccgccttctttttcccaaagttcttgatcttgatccTACCCATAAAACTTCCCCCAGGTGTAGACGGAGTACCCTGGCCCTTCGTCGCCGAACTCGATCCTTCCCGGTCTCCACTCCCAGGACCAGAAGAAGCCAGCGCACCTACAACAGTCTGCTCagtcttctttcttggcGAGAAGTAATCCCTTCCCCCATTTCCATTCGTAGCACTACTAGCGATCGGTATACCTTCTCCCAACAATCCTGGAGAAGTCATTGATCCGATGCTGAAACCTCCTGGTGTACCGACCGCTCTCCCGGAGATCGACCTCAACAAAGATTCCTTGCCTTCAATACTGCCACTGCTGCCAAATACATCGGTGGGCATATCCAGCTCCACGGCTGGCCTCGCAGCGGGGCTCACAAGACCAGGAATGACCAACGACGCTGCAGGAGGTCTCGTACCGGAGAATGAACCAGTGAGAGCACGTTTTCGATGACCCGGTGAAATTGGAGGTCGGTCAATGGATGTGGTAATCGTCGGGGAGCGGAGATGATTGGCGTTGTCATTAGAGTTGGGAGCACCATAtgtggaaggaagggaggaggagagtgtggaaggtgagttgggaagatgagaaatAACTTCGTGTTCCTCGGCTGCGATAAACCCCCGGAACAAGTTTGCAAGCGTCCATTGACCGAGGTTGACTATTTCCACGTTTACGTTTGGTTAGCTCTTACGACCATCTCAGTCTGAGTCAGTGCTCAACAACAAAAGACAGACTCACTTTTCTGATCTtccccaccttctccaccctccaCTTTCAACCCAATATCATTTAGATACACATCCCCAACAAATGCCGTCCTCTCCTCAATATGTACCGCCAGACTCCCCGTCTTCGTATCCGAACTAAACCACTGCGATACCGAAGTCATCCCTTGTACATGCTCTCTAATCATGTTCAGAACATCTTGCGAATGTCTCCTCAACTCTATCCTTACCGCTTCCACCTCTGGCTCCAGGGGTGGTCCCGTCCTTGGGAATGCCCGTGATGCCTCTGCTGACGGTGTGGGCGAGATATGGAGGGCTTCACATAATTCTTTTGGGTCGAAGACGCCGACACAAATGCCTTTAACGATATTCCAAAGCG
This Cryptococcus neoformans var. neoformans B-3501A chromosome 14, whole genome shotgun sequence DNA region includes the following protein-coding sequences:
- a CDS encoding hypothetical protein (Similar to gi|46097054|gb|EAK82287.1| hypothetical protein UM01670.1 [Ustilago maydis 521], FASTA scores: opt: 2218, E(): 1.9e-133, (42.400% identity (69.200% similar) in 1000 aa overlap (6-979:23-972))), with translation MADNPVLQALQTLYHDPDTAAKRRANEWLQEFQHSTEAWQTAHVLLNAPDSPLEGRLFSAQTLRAKITYDLSQLPRESLPPLRDSLLNILLPLSSSSAPTGSKAVLLQLCLAISDLALQMPEWENVVPNMIERFGTDPGTVTVLLLFLKTLPEEATNPRIPLAQDEARAILNRLVSGSAGRVLEVLTMYIQAEGVTTSIQISVFEALRSWLQAGEVTASQVAATPLFSAALSALASDQLFDAAVDVLCDLIHETQELNDNMTVVQEIIPRVIALRGEVERYKDDPDRVRGYCRILCEAGECYQSLIVQHPGDLLPLVQAIAECAAYPDLDIVPITFYFWYALSESLERQENFSQNPAYSPILSIFSDLQSIIISHLHFPPDDEQQTAQERDEFRTFRHRMGDTLKDCCHVLGATVCLKKSYDLILSALSQPSPSWQAIEAPLFSMRSMGAEVDPNDDEVLPHIMALLPTLPQHPKIRYASILVISRYSPWLNRHPEHLTFTLSYVSAGFEMADEQVSAAAAHAMKFICQDCTTHLVPFLPQLHTFMESIGERLGQEDVVEVCEAIAYIIDGMLPAEAASALLQFCSPLITRIQTLLSLSPSAPTSSVSVSEGDLEKVSDTLEQIDAYLSIVRTLSPFPPSCYSTAERVYAILDVLLENFGGVYHVSEKVGSVLRRGLIFFPAEVLVGAGAGAEGESGGRRGEEGGVVSQLIKRMQTSFEETGYASYLWIMGKVVDKFGDMVLSSTSRGETDGAGRMVGELLGRAFEGVTTSLGRLLERKVAVEIPDVLDDYVHLFLSYLIHLPPILASPLLPLALSHTLQALTCPATSIILTSLDVLALLSSHLSPSPSATSTSSSRPSTPKNPTAVRPMFAQYARPTLSLLLKGLIADFPDEASEPIGQVLVHFAIAFGGSGGEMEAWVREALAGVGGHLVLPADKEAFLGHIHECIANGQPEKIKYALHGLLRAARRMRERGRQSRKSLGAV
- a CDS encoding hypothetical protein (Similar to gi|19113013|ref|NP_596221.1| conserved hypothetical protein [Schizosaccharomyces pombe], FASTA scores: opt: 908, E(): 6.2e-49, (38.075% identity (64.435% similar) in 478 aa overlap (3-479:6-395)); HMMPfam hit to SAC3_GANP, SAC3/GANP family, score: 301.2, E(): 1.5e-87); amino-acid sequence: MSQSSWPPELKAWVQNCLARATASNKDAVNNELKKVLFEAHAQGTINTTDWSKVELQALKSQAQRTTYTPQPTYAVSSPALSASSSASTLTKDTTLKKKKKKNNGTSTSSFPSPYLFSGSAEEEEAKARRAARFQKPAATPSSNHAAASGGIGTWFVDDAIGSGGLGMVPGQVGKRKIMGKGNLGYGGAVVQEVDPNVIDWDAYTIRGTSTKLEKSYLRLTSEPSPADIRPLPVLEQTLELLKSRWKNEHNYAYALDQFKSMRQDLTVQRIKNDFTVKVYEIHARIALEAKDLGEYNQCQSMLRQLYELGLHGHPEEFLSYRIMYLLHTRNRSDMATLLAQLTEAEKQHPAVKHSLDVHAALSTSNYHRFFRLFITAPNMSGYIMDHFVERERMSALAVMSKAYMTLPLDYIFHTLAFDSEDETHQFLTEHNAAVYTNLHASHGFRTPLHDLIWDCRKAHSACQKGMEKYRVVDLKGQVD